In Pochonia chlamydosporia 170 chromosome Unknown PCv3seq00019, whole genome shotgun sequence, one DNA window encodes the following:
- a CDS encoding serine/threonine protein phosphatase 2A (similar to Cordyceps militaris CM01 XP_006673096.1): MQQDLRKLPGFHEVSSNQWPALFKAKIDQCNVIFDFTDITCDVKSKDIKRLALYELRDHVASKEHVLANSIYKQVVDMFGRNVFRTIQPPTYRQPELFDIEDEPTLEVAWPHIKAVYELFLGVMESHDFDIKTARAYIDQNFVLQLLQLFDSEDPRERGLLKATLHRIYDRFLSLRCFIRQSINQMLLQFIYESERFNGVAEFLEILGTIIYDLVMPLNEEYKTVLTRVLLPLHKPTILSKYHPQLVSCVVQFLEKDTSVTEEVVRGLLHYWPKVDSAKEVIFLYEVEDILEVIDRAEFVKVQEPLFRQFAKSVTSPHSQVAEKALSFWNTEQFRNLVRPNVEVILPIMFDPLYGNFSCHWNRYQARLSPAGSLVTPFRAVQRQMYYVMEFLVDTNPRLFDSCMNQYPAERENVAAREALRKLRWAGLQEKANQRISASTAQSHLLESSTEEQ, from the exons ATGCAGCAAGATCTCAGGAAGCTCCCAGGCTTCCACGAGGTGTCCTCGAACCAATGGCCGGCGCTGTTCAAAGCAAAGATCGACCAGTGCAATGTCATATTTGACTTTACCGATATAACTtgtgatgtcaagtccaaaGACATCAAGCGACTTGCCTTGTATGAGCTAAGGGACCACGTTGCTAGCAAAGAGCATGTCCTAGCAAACTCCATCTACAAGCAAGTCGTCGACATGTTCGGCAGAAACGTTTTTCGAACAATACAGCCACCAACATACCGCCAGCCCGAACTCTTCGATATTGAGGACGAGCCAACTCTGGAGGTTGCTTGGCCACACATTAAGGCAGTATATGAATTATTCCTGGGGGTCATGGAGAGTCATGATTTCGACATCAAGACGGCTAGGGCGTACATCGACCAAAACTTCGTGCTCCAGCTCTTGCAACTTTTTGATTCTGAAGATCCCCGTGAGCGAGGTTTGTTAAAGGCCACGCTCCATCGCATATATGACAGGTTCCTCAGCCTACGATGCTTCATCCGAcaatccatcaaccagaTGCTCCTTCAGTTTATCTACGAATCCGAGAGGTTCAACGGTGTTGCTGAATTTCTCGAAATCCTTGGCACCATCATATACGACCTCGTCATGCCTTTGAACGAGGAGTATAAAACCGTCCTAACCCGCGTTTTGCTACCACTGCACAAGCCTACGATACTTAGTAAGTACCATCCGCAGCTTGTTTCCTGCGTCGTGCAATTCCTAGAAAAGGATACATCGGTCACTGAAGAG GTGGTCCGGGGGCTGTTGCACTACTGGCCAAAGGTCGACAGTGCCAAGGAGGTGATATTCTTATATGAGGTCGAAGACATCTTGGAAGTCATAGATCGTGCCGAATTTGTGAAGGTCCAGGAGCCTCTTTTCAGGCAATTTGCTAAATCTGTCACTAGTCCTCATTCCCAGGTGGCTGAGAAAGCACTGAGCTTCTGGAATACAGAGCAGTTCCGCAACCTCGTAAGACCAAATGTAGAGGTCATCCTACCAATCATGTTCGACCCTCTGTACGGGAACTTCAGTTGCCATTGGAACAGGTACCAGGCCCGTCTGTCGCCAGCTGGATCACTAGTAACACCATTTAGGGCGGTCCAACGCCAGATGTACTATGTCATGGAATTTCTCGTGGACACCAACCCACGACTGTTTGACAGCTGCATGAATCAATATCCAGCAGAACGAGAAAATGTGGCAGCACGAGAAGCACTGCGTAAACT